From a region of the Falco cherrug isolate bFalChe1 chromosome 9, bFalChe1.pri, whole genome shotgun sequence genome:
- the CYSRT1 gene encoding cysteine-rich tail protein 1, producing the protein MPARPRMLTRRKDMDRGVSLENPYASVNIPRDQFQQSFITHYLKDEPIVIANPAAVPTYSVEEQADSTGSWNSPTISTEKSWSHPYNPYASLRMLNKESPNSFYTVALDKPPKGQEQEASGECSCCKCHPCCKKCCCVVS; encoded by the coding sequence ATGCCAGCCAGGCCGCGCATGCTGACAAGGCGCAAGGACATGGATCGTGGCGTCAGTCTGGAAAACCCCTATGCCAGCGTCAACATCCCGCGGGACCAGTTCCAGCAAAGCTTCATCACTCACTACCTGAAGGACGAGCCCATTGTCATTGCCAACCCTGCAGCTGTGCCCACCTACAGCGTGGAGGAGCAGGCAGACTCCACTGGCAGCTGGAACAGCCCGACCATTTCCACAGAAAAGTCCTGGTCCCATCCCTACAACCCCTATGCCAGCCTGAGGATGCTCAACAAGGAATCACCCAACTCCTTCTACACTGTTGCTCTGGACAAGCCACCCAAgggccaggagcaggaggcCAGTGGGGAATGCAGCTGCTGCAAGTGCCACCCCTGCTGCAAAAAGTGCTGCTGTGTTGTCTCCTAA
- the RNF224 gene encoding RING finger protein 224 translates to MPLESHHMGLVSISLTSDALGGGIPHLDTLSSHGADVSFHPPLPSMSQAGGSPRAEDTGPCVKAHSCTPSRGSQRFECIICYSSYDLCGRLPRRLYCGHTFCQDCLKRLDTVANEQRWIPCPQCRQNTPMPRGGVATLDLDLATFLAVKADKEHPRVASRSQPDSATKGSCKEKVVTQQPVGLCQDTVPPALFPQHGCCRPCLCCGMMAAFES, encoded by the coding sequence aTGCCCCTGGAAAGCCATCACATGGGACTGGTCTCCATCTCTCTCACATCGGATGCTCTCGGAGGTGGCATCCCACACCTGGACACCCTCTCCAGCCACGGGGCTGATGTCTCCTttcaccctcccctccccagcatgtcccaggctggtggcagcccCCGGGCAGAGGACACAGGGCCATGTGTCAAGGCACACTCATGCACGCCGAGCCGGGGCAGCCAGCGGTTTGAGTGCATCATCTGTTACTCCTCCTACGACCTGTGTGGCCGGCTGCCGCGCCGGCTCTACTGCGGCCATACCTTCTGCCAAGACTGCCTGAAACGCCTCGACACTGTTGCCAACGAGCAGCGCTGGATCCCTTGCCCACAGTGCCGCCAAAATACACCCATGCCGCGTGGCGGTGTTGCCACACTCGACCTTGACCTGGCCACCTTCCTTGCTGTCAAGGCTGACAAGGAGCATCCCcgggtggccagcaggtcccAGCCTGACTCAGCCACCAAGGGCTCATGCAAAGAGAAGGTGGTTACTCAGCAGCCAGTGGGGCTGTGCCAAGACACGGTGCCTCCGGCGCTGTTCCCCCAGCATGGCTGCTGCCGGCCGTGCCTGTGCTGTGGGATGATGGCAGCCTTTGAGAGCTGA